The segment CCGGCTGTCGCCGACCTGCACCTGGCCGCCCGCTGCCGCCGCAGCGATCACCGGGCTCCGGTCACTCAGGTGCTGCTGGAAGGCGCCGAGCTCGTCCCGGTCCGGATCGCCGGGAAAGATCATGACGAGGGCGGACGCGGCGATGGCCTGTTCGGCGAAGGTGATGGTCGTGCCGCAGAACTGCGACGGTGACGCGAAGGTCGCGCTGATGTGGTCACCTGGCTGGATGGCGAGCATGCGGTCACCCCCTGAGCAACATTCTTGCGGTAATCACGGCTCGGCTCGTCCGGCGATCAGCCGAATCGTGAAACCTTCCCGGCCACGTTCGAAAGTGACGTAGTTGCACATCTGGTGCGCCAGCCACAGTCCCAGCCCGCCGCCGGCCGGGCCGCTGAGCGCCGGCAACAGCCCGGCGTACGGGTCGCGCCAGCCCGGTCCGCTGTCGGTCACGGTCACCACGATGCGATGTGGAGAGCGCCAGATCCGTACGCCCACCGGCGGCAGCCCGTGCTTGATGGCATTGGTCACCGCCTCCGACGCGCCGAGCACCACGCCCCGGATGTCGGTCTCGGACAGTTCGGTCGTGCGCCCCGCGGCGATCAGCGCCTCCCGGACCTGCCCGGGCAGCGGATCGGTGAACTCGGCCAGCGGCGCGCCGTCCTCGAGTTCGTCACGCCAGGCGGAGTTGCGGCCGGTGAGGAACTCGTCCGGTTCGACGTACCCGGGATTGGCGAAGTGCCCACTGCCGGTCGCGATGAACGGGTGCGTGCTGCGCACCTGGTCGAACACCTCGTCGGAGAGGTGGCGCAGGTCGTACGGGCAGAGGCCCCAGAGCGGGAAGTCGCCGTAGAGCCGGTTGACCGCGGCCTCGTAGCGGGCCCACCAGTCCCAAGGCACCCCCACTCCCGGATGCGGGACATCACCGGCGATCCGGATCTGCCCGGCCCCGGCCGCGACGTAGTCGGCCATCATCCGCCGGTTCCGGTGGATCGCCGAGGCGGGCCGGGCGTAGTGCAGGTCCCCGTCGACGAACCGGATCCCGCTGCCGCTGCCGAACGCGTCGCGCACCAGCGCCTGATTGTGCCGGGAGAACACCGACACCACCGGCTCGCCCGCCTCCAGCCCGCCGGCGAGGAACGGCACGACGATCTCCAGGAACTCCCCGTCGGATCCGTAGAACGCGGTCTCATGGAAGAAGCCCTGATGTCCTCTTGCCGCGCCGGATCTCCGGTCGGCTGTGTCGGTGACGTTCAGTTCGGGCCCCCCGCGGACGCTGTGTGGCGCCACTCTCTCGAAGTGCCTCGTACCGGCACAACCCACTCACCCGAACAGCATCGTTCGATCGGCCGACCACGGGACTGTCCGGGCGTGCCGCGGCACGCCCGGACAGTCCCGGTCAGGCCGGCTCGAAGCCGGTCAGGTGCAGCGAGACCGCCCGGATCGACCCGCGGTCGGCGTTCGCCCGGTCGGTGACCCGGAACGTCCACGTCCCGTTCACCGGGGACAACCGCAGGGACGTCAACGGTTCGTTCGGCCGCCAGGTGCCGGTGTACGGGGCCTGGCTGGACTGCACCGAGGTGAACGGCGCTGCCGCGGCGTCGTCGAAGACCACCTGGCACAGGTTGTTGCCGTTGCCGCCGCTGCGGGAGAACAGGGTGGCGGTCCGGCCGTCCGGTGCGGTCAGCGTGCCGACCAGGTCGCCGACGAAGGTGTGGTCGATACCCACCGTCGGTGAGGCCGCGGTGTCGTTGCACTCCGTGCCGTCGACCGAGAAGGTCAGCGACGAGGCGTAACCGACCGCGCCGACGTCCACGGTCACCGCGGCGCCGGTCGGGTCGTTGTCCGGGATCGGGACCACCGGCCCGGTGTAGGCGAAGTCCTGGACCGTCGCCGACGGCTGTCCGGTCGGTACGACCGCGGTGCTGGTGGTCGGCGACAGGACACCGGCGAACGTGGTCCGGACCTGCAGGGTGACCGGCCGGCCGAGCGGGTAGTCGGCGGCCAGCCGCAGGGTGTAGTTGCGCGACTTCGTCGCCCCCGCCGCGATGTTGCCGTAACCGGCGGCGCGCGGTGTCACCGTCGCCCGCGGGTCGTCCGTGTCGACCACGACGTTGACGCCGGTGGCCGTACCGTCGCCGCTGTTGGTCACGGGCAGCGCGACCGTCGCCTGCTCGCCGGGCTCCAGGTACGCGTCGCCGTCGCCGGTGGCCGGGGTGACCGTCGGTGTGCCGGCCCGCACCAGCGGCTGCGGCGTGGCGCCGGTGTTGCGCAGCACCAGATCGGCGCGGATCACGCCGTACCCGGTGCGGTTGTCGGGTCCGGCCGGCGCCAGGTCGAGCGCGGTGCCGGTGAGCGCGGCCCGGATCTCGGTGTTGGTCATCCCCGGGTTGCCGGACAGGGCCAGGGCGGCGATCGCGGCGGCGTGCGGCGCCGACGCCGAGGTGCCGAAGAACGGCGCGAAACCGGAGACCGAGGTGGTCACGCCGTCCGCCGCGGTGATCTGCGGCTTGGCGCGTACGGTTCCGCCGGTCGAGCTGAAGTCGCCCGGGGTGATCGGGGTGCCGTCCGCATTGAAGAAGATCCGGCGCGGTCCGTCCGAGGTGAACCGTTCCGGCTTGGACTGCCGGGTGTGCACGTTCGGATACGGCCCGGCCGGGTTCGGCGGGTCGCCGTCCTCCAGGTCGAAGTCGAGCGGGTCCTTCGCCGGGGTGGCGGCGACCGAGAAGGCGTTCTCGGCGGCGCTGTGCCCGCGGGTCACCCCGGGGGTGGAGAAGCCCTTGAGCCCGTCGGCCGAGTCGACGAACCGGCCGCGGAACGCGGTGAGCTGCAGGTACCGGCCGGCGCCGGCGAACTTCACCACGGCGAGCCGCTGACCGGCGCCGAGGTTGGTGCCGAGGATCTCGAACGGGTCGTCGTCGCCGTTCTGCACGTCCTGCGAGAAGTCCGTCACGTTGCCGAGCCGGTCGAGCAGGTACAGGTCGTAGTCGTTCGCCGAGCCGAGCAGCGGGTCGGCCCACCAGAGCGTGACCACCCGGTCGGCGCTGTTCGGCGAGAGCGGGTTGAAGATCTGTACGCCCGCGCCCGGGTCGAAGTCGTGCGCGGTGCCGGCGAACTTGCCGACCCCGAGGCCCGAGTCGGCGAAGTCGCCCTCCCAGTTGCCGGAGGTGCCGTCCAGGGTGTTTCCCTCGTTGCCGGCCGAGCTGAAGTAGAACGCGCCGTCCGCGGTGACCGCGTTGACCGCCTGCGCCGGCAGCCCGTCCTGGAACGGGCTCTCGTGGTAGTACACGACGTCGTCGACGATGATGTCGCAGCCCGCCGTGAAGCGCAGCGCGCGGATGTTCTCCGCGAAACTCTCCTCGCTGGTGAAGGCGGTCGCGAAACCGAGCTTCGCGTTCGGGACCAGGTCGTGGAGGATCTCCAGCATCGCGGTGCCCTCGTCGCCCGAGCCGTCCTGGCCGGTCAGCACGTCGACGTCGGCGGGCAGGTCGCCGGTGGCCTGCGACTCGGCGAGCGAGTCGACCCCGTCGGACAGGGCGCACACCTTGACGCCGGTGCCGGTCACCTTGTGCCGGGTGCGGGCGGTGTCGGCGGCGTGCGTACGGTCGCCCTCGGAAACCACCGATCCCTGACTGCTCGCCGCGACCCGCGGCGAAGCTTGCGCCGCTCGCACCGCGGTCTCGATCCGGACCGCCCTGGCCTCCTTCGACTCGGCGGCCGGCTTGTCCTTGGGATTCACCTGCCGGCCGCTGATCAGGCCGCGCCGGGCGTTGACACCGGTGACGTCCGGCCAGGCGGCGATCGTGGGCAGGGCCGTCACCGGGGCCTCGACGAGGACGGTGCCGGTCTTCGCCGACGGGAACCGGATCCCCGCGCCGGCCTGGCGCAGCCGGGAGAGCAGGCCGGCGTCGACGCGGTCGGCGTGCACCTCCACCTCGGTCGTACCCCTGGCGGTGACCTGCACGCCGGTGGCCAGTTTCGGCAGGGCGTTCGTGGCCGCCTTGTTGCTGCGCTTGCGCAGCTCGACGGCGAGACGGCTGTCGAGCTTGCGTTCGGTCGCGGACAACGATTTCTTGAACTGCTGGAGTGCGGCGATCTGCGCGTAGGCGCGCTCCGCCGGGTCGGTCGGTGCCTGCGCGTTCGCTCGGGGGGCCACCAGGCCCACCAGGGTGACACCGACCGCGAAGACGGTCACCGAGCGCCGAAGATGAGGTCTGCTGAATCCGTCCAATGCCCTGGCCCCCCACTGACATCCATCGATTCGATGTTCATGGATGCTATACGCGTGGTGGTGAGATGGATACAGTCCGCGACCCGTTGGGGCCACCCGTCATTCCGGTTCGCCGAGGAACCAGGCGGAGATCCGCCGGGCCAGCGGATCCGCCAGCCCGGGATCCTCCGCCAGCGCCGCCACGACGTCCTGCCAGACGCTGAAGCTGCGGCCCGCGAGTTCCGCACCTCCGCCGCCGCGCAGATAGGCGGGCAGCAGAAACGCGTGCTCCACCATCCAGGGCAGGTACCGGTCCGGGCGGCGCCAGTGCTCCCGGGTGACCGCCCGTTCGATCATGCTCTGCAGGTCCCGGTGGTGCTCCCAGCGGGTCAGCCCGGAGTTGAGCGTCAGGTTCTCGATGCCGGGGTGGTAGAGGTGCCGGGTCCGTTCGCCGCTCACCTTCTGCCGGTGCTGCCAGAAGAAGAGCTCGTCGATCCCGGCCAGCGTCATCACCTCGCTGCTCGGCCGGTAGAGCAGCTTGGTGTGGTAGAGCGACCAGATCGCCGGCGCGGTCAACAGCCGGTGCGCGCCATGGGCACGTAACAGCTCCAGGATCTGGGCGGCCTCCTCCGGCCGGCTCTCCAGCTCCTCGATCGGCAGGATCTTCGCGGCCCGGAGCGCGTCGTAGACGCTCGGCTTCCACTGGCCGTAGTACTCCTGCAGCACCGGCCAGGGCCGGGTGGGCCGCTCCCGGTGCGGACGTTGCAGGCGTTCCTCCTCCTCGATCCACGCCCGCAGCGGAATGATCTCCGGTGGCTGCGCCTGCGGGATCATGCTGAACCAGACCCGCACCCGCTCCGCGAAGGCCGGCCGCAACCACTCGGGGTACGGGCCGAAGTCGTCCAGCACCAGCACCACATGGACGCCGTGCGCCGACAGGGCGGCCGCGGCGAGGGCCTGCACCATGTGGATCACTGACGGGTCGCGCAGCCGGACCGGCCAGAACAGCAGGGACGGTGGCGGCGAGGCGGGCAACTCGAGCCGCCACCGAAAGCGTTTGTCCAGTTGGCTGAGCAGATCGGCGGCGCTCTCCGCGGGCGTGCGCAGCGGTATCGCCCGGAGCAGGCGGTGCAGGCTGGGCTGCTCGTGGAAGCGCGGCCGGGGAGTCTCCAGGAGTGGTGGCGTCTTCCGGTTCTCCGGCAGCAGCCGGGCAGCCAGGTCCTCGAGCAGCCGGCCGCTTTCCACGCCGTGGTGAACCGTGACCGCGTCGCCGGCCTCGATCCGCGGCTCCCGGTAGCCGTGTTCCTCGGGCACGGCCCACCCGACCCGGGCGCCGTCCGACACGGCGGCCCGCAGCGCCTGCACGAGGACCGGATCGGCGTCGTGGACGCCGATCACGCAGATGGTCGCGCCGGCGAGCGTCTCGCGCAGCCGGCCGGCGACCGGCTCCGGCAGGCGATCACCTCGGCGATCCGCCACCTGCGGCCATGGCTGCTCATTCGACAGCGGGCGCCAGTACCCGAGCAGATGTACCACCGGAATGGCGCCGGATCCGGCGCCCGGACTCTCCGGGGCGACCGGCTCGGCGGCCAGTCCGACCTGACCGAGCGCCACCTCGATGGCCGGATCCAGGCGGGTGGTCAGCAGGCCGGCGCCGAGTCGGTCCGGGAAGGCGGCGGTGAGCCGGGCAAGGGCCTGCAGACCCGGATCCACCTGCCAGGAGGCGGCGTCGAGCTCGACGATCCGTCCCATCTCCGCATTGACCAGCCGGCCCGGGCGGGCGTCAGCCGACGGCTCGGCGCTGTCCGGTCGGTACGACTCCAGCACGGTCCGCTGCACGACCAGGCCGAACTCCTCCGGGCCGAGCCAGTCGTGGAAGGCGGTGCGGTACGCCGCGTACCGGGCCGGCAGGTCGGCGATGCGCTGAGCCCAGGCGATCTCGGCCTGGAGTTCGTCGTTGCGCAGCCGGCGCACGTGCTCCTCGGCGGCCTGAAGCACCCGGGCCGACCAGGGCGGCGGCGCGGCCCGCAGGTCCGGGCCGATGATCAGCACGAGGGGTCCGGCAGGCTCGCGCAGTTCGCGGCTCAGACGATCGAGCAGTTCGATCCTGCCGGCGAACCGGGTCACCTGTCCTCCTGACTCAACGCGATCCCCAAGGCTTGCGGTGTGACATAACCGTGATCGATGAGCCGGCCGTCCGCCAGCTCCGCCTCCAACTGGCCCGGTCCCCATCCGAAGTAGCCGACGAACAGGCGCAGCTGCACCCCACTGGCCCGGGCATGCCGCGGATTCGCCACCAGATCGAGCACCCCGACCCGGCCGGCGACGGGCCGGAAATCCGGGGGAGCGGTGCCGTCCTCGGCGACCACTGCCAGCCCGATCGCCTCCTGCCGGGCCAGCGGGCCGCCGTCGAACAGCACCCGCGGCTCGGTCGCGATCTCCGCCCACTCGGCGAGGAACCGGTGGACCGGGCGATCGGTGGGCGCGTCGACGCGTACGGCCACCGCGCCGACGTCCGGCTGGTGCTCCAGGACCAACAGCCAAGCGGTCCGCTCCGGATCGATCGAGCCGTCGGTGCTGGCCAGCAGATGGCCGATCAGGCCGAAGCCGGCCCGGTGCGCCGCGTTGCGGACCAGAAGCACACCGGAGTTGTGCTCGCGCAGCTCAGGCAACGGCAGGTTCCGCGCGGCCAGGGCGCCGCGCACGACACGCCAGAGGGTACGCAGATCGAGCGGGTCGGGCCCGTCCGGCAGCCCCGCCCGGATCGTCCGGATCAGCTCCCCGGTGAAGGCGGTGTGCACCTCGTCCGCCGGTGCGAACGCCACCCCGGTACGGGACGTGGCAGCGAACACCGCCGCCTGATCGATCCGCAGTTCCACCCCGTCGCCGCCGGCCATGATCTCCAGCGCCCGCGCGGCGTAGCAGCAGTCGAGGATGACGACGCGGCGCGCGGCGGCGCTGTCCCGGACCCGCCTGCGCAGCAGGGAGTACGCGAACGAGGTGGTACTGAGCAGCGATCTCTCGGTGGTCCGCAGAGCGAGCTGGAGCGTGCCGTCGTCGTCCAGGATGCCGTGACCGGCGAAGTACACCAGCAGTTGCCCGTCGTGGCCGACCTCCATGGCGGCGTCCCGCAGGGCGCTGTCGACCTCGCTGGGCTGGGCCGGGTTCAGCAGGACACGGCAGCGTTCGTCCGGCAGACCCCAGTAGACGGTGTCGGTGAGGATCGCACGCAGATCGACGAGGTTCTGCTCGACGGCCGGCAGCTTGTTCAGGGCCTTGGCGTCGTATTCCGCGGTGCCGATCAGAACGGCGTACGACTGATTCGGATCCGGCATGGACGGACGGGTCGCGCGGGGGCCCACCATGCCGTCAGCGTAGGCGACCGCCGCCCTGCCGTATTCTCGGCGGGCGTGACTGATCAACCGGTGCACCCGGTGGACGTGCTGCTCCTGCTCACCCGCGGCGATCAGGTCCTGTTGGCGTTGCGAGCCGACACCGGGTACGCCGACGGGCAGTGGAATCTGCCGTCCGGAAAGCTGGAACGCGGCGAGGACGCCCTGACCGGCCTGGTCCGCGAGGCTCGGGAGGAGATCGGGGTACGGCTGGAGCCCGCGGAATTGCGTATGGCGACCACGGTGCACCGGCTCAACAACTCCGGCATCGGCCGGCTCGGGCTGGCGTTCACGGTCGAGCACGAGCCGACCCGGCACGGCGAACCGGTCAACGCCGAGCCGCACAAGTGCGCCGCGATCGCCTGGTTCCCGGCGGACGCGCTGCCGCCGAACACGTACCCGTCATCGGCGGTCTGCGTGCAGGCCTTCCGCGCCGGCGACCCCTTCGTCCTGAGCGGGTGGACCCGATGACCGACCTTCCGGCGGACGCCTTGCAGTTGCTCACCGGTTCCGGTGTTCCGGATGAGATCGAGGGGATGTGCCTTCCGGACCGGCGAGGCCTGGTGGGCGTACGTCTACGAGGAAGTCTCGGACGGCGTCCGCCTGCCGGGGGAGTAATCCCCACTTGATCCACCGGCTCGCGATCATCGCGATAGCGTCCCTTTTGAGCCTATTTAAGGGGGAAACGCATGCGTGGCACGGGTTGGCCGGTGGCCGGAGCGATCGGGGCGGTTCTGCTGTCCGGTGTGCTCACCGCGGACAGACCCGCACCAGCGCCGGCGCCGGCCAGGACCACTCCGGTGGTGGACGTGGTGGCCCGGCTCGAACCGTCCGTGGTCACCATCCACACCGCTACCGGCGGGCAGGGCAGCGGTGTCGTCTACCGCGCCGACGGGGTGATCGTCACCAACGAGCACGTGGTCGGCGGCGCCAAGAGCGTCACCGTGTCGTTCGCCGACGGAACCCGCACCGCCGGCCAGGTCACCGGCATCGACAAGATCACCGACCTGGCCGTGGTCAAGGTGCAGCGGACCGGGTTGCCGGCTGTCACGGTACGCCCGGACCTGCCCCGCGAAGGCGAGACCGCGATGGCGATCGGCAGCCCGCTCGGCTTCGAGAACACCGTGACGCTGGGCATCATCTCCGGCCTCGGACGGCAGATTCCGGCCACCACCGCCGGAGGCCGCCCGATGGTGGAACTCATCCAGACCGACGCGGCGATCTCACCCGGCAACTCCGGTGGCGCGCTGATCGACCGGTGGGGCCGGCTGGTCGGGATCAACGAGGCCTACATCCCGCCGACGGCCGGTGCGGTGTCCTTGGGCTTCGCCATCCCGGCGAGCACCGTGGTCGACGTGACCGAACAGCTGCTGGCGAAGGGGTCGGTGGCGCACCCGTACCTCGGGGTCTCGGCCAACTCGCTCACCGCGCCGGTCGCGCAGGCGCTCGGCATGAAGGTCAGCTCCGGGGCACTGATCCGCCAGCTGGAGCAGGGCGGACCCCTGGCCGCCGCGGGCGCCCAGGCCGGCGACGTGATCGTCCGGTTCGGAGAGCGGCCGGTGACCGGCGCCGGCGATCTCAACGTCGTCATGCGCGCCATGCACCCGGGCAACACCGTGAGCGTCGTGGTCAACCGTGCCGGCGTGGTGCACACACTGCAGGTGAAGCTGGGCACGCTCAGCAAGTAACGCCGGCGGATAATGGCCGCATGCGCCAGGTGCTCTGCCCCGTGCTGGTCGGCCGGGAGCAGGAGATCCAGGTCCTGCTCGACGGCCTCGACCGGGTGGCCGGCGGGCACGGCGGCGTGGTGTTCCTGGCCGGGGAAGCCGGGGTGGGCAAATCCCGGCTGCTGCGTGAGCTGTCGCGTCGGGCGGGCGAGCACGGCCGGACCGTCCTGACCGGCCGGGCCGTCGCCGGTGGGGTGCCGGTCGCGTTCCGGCCGCTCGCCGAGGCCGTCCTGGGTGGGCTGCGGGGAAGCGGAGAGCCGGATCTGCCCGAGGTGCGGCCGTTCCAGGCCGCACTCGGCCGGCTCGTTCCGCAGTGGCGCACACCGGAGCCGGTCGCCGAATCGCCGCTGGTTCTCGGCGAGGGCTTGGTGCGGCTGCTCCACGGGCTTGGAGCGCGAGGCGCGGGAGGCGCGCGAGGCGCGCGCGGCGCGGGAGGCGCGGGAGGCCCGCGCGACGCGCGAGGCTGTGTTCTGTGCCTGGAGGATCTGCACTGGGCCGACCAGGAATCCCTGACCGTCCTGGAGTATCTGGCCGACAACGTGGCCGGCGAGGGCATTCTCGTGGTCGGCACGCTGCGCGCCGATGAGGACAGTCCGGGCCGCGCCCTGGTGCGCACACTGGTCGACCGCCGGGCGGCCCGGCTGGTCGAAGTGACACGCCTGGACGGCGACGCAACCCTGCGGCTGGCACGAGCCTGCCTCGGAGCGACGACGCTGCCGGCGCCGGTCGAGGCGTTCCTCACCGACTCCGCCGACGGCCTGCCGTTTCTCATCGAGGAGCTGCTCGCCGGACTGGTCGGCGCCGGCGCGCTGGTGGAGCAGGACGGCCACTGGTCAATGACCGGCCCGCTCGGCGGCCGGGTGCCGCCGACCTTCGCCGACGCAGTGGCCCGGCGGATGGATACGGTCGATGGGCGTACCCGTGCGGTGCTGCATGCCGCTGCCGTGCTCGGCCGGCGCTTCGACTGGAAGCTGCTGCCGGCCGTGACCGATGAGGATCAGCGTCTGGTGTCTGCCGCGCTGCGGCAGGCGGTGAGCGCGCAGCTGCTCACCGCGCGCCCGGACGGCTTCCAGTTCCGGCATGCGCTGACCAGGGACGCGGTCCTCGCCGGGCTGGCCGCGCCGGAGCGGGCAAGAATAGCCGCGCGGGCGCTGACCGTTGTCGAACAGCTGGATCCCGCGCTGGCCGCCGACCTGGCGGAACTCGCCGGTGACCGCGGGCGGGCCGCGGAACTGCTGCTCACCGTGGGCCGCCGGGCGACCGAAGCAGGCGCCCTGGCCACCGCGGAGACGACGTTGCGCCGGGCCCGGGAACTGGCGTCCGACGAGCTGCGGATCGCCGTACCCGTTGATGATGCGCTGATCGACGTGCTGGCGCTCTCCGGCCAGGTGGACCGGGCCGTCGACCTCGGTGGCCGGCTGCTGGGCCGGCTGGACCTGGCCGAGCGGCTGCCGGCCGGCGGCGCCGAGCTGCATCTGCGGCTGGCGCGCGCCGCGCTGACGGCCGGCCGGTGGCGGACGGCGGCCGGGCACATCGACGCCGGCCGGCCGCGGCCCGGCCTCGCCGACGTCCTGGATGCGCAGGTCGCGCTGGGGGAGGGACGCCTGGAGCAGGCGGCGCGACTGGCCGCTACCGCCCTTGACGAGGCCGAGCACGCCGGTCTGCCCGCGGTGGCCTGCGAGGCTCTGGAGGTCGCCGGCCGGGTCGCCCGGCAACGTGACCTCGACGCCGCAGAGAAGGCGTTCACGACGGGCCTCGCCGTGGCCACCGCCCACGGCCTGGAGCTCTGGCGGCTGCGTGCCCTGCACGAGCTCGGCACCGTCGACCAGTTGCGCACCGAGAGCGTGGACCGCCTGCGGCAGGCCCGCGACCTCGCCATCGACGTGGGGGCGCTCGCCCTGGTCGCCACCCTGGACCTGCAGATCGCCGCCGGACTGCTCAAACAGTTCCGGCCTCGGGAGGGCGAAGCTGCTGCCCGCGACAGTGTGGTCGCGTCGCGCCGGCTACGCCTGGCCACCCTGCCGATGGCGCTCGTTCTGGAGGCCACCGCGTACGCCCAGACCGGCCGATCCGAGCAGATGGCGGACTGCCTCGCCGAGGCGCTGACCCTGGCACCCGACGACCTGGACGTGCAGGGCAGCGCCTGGGGACACTGCCGAGCCACCGCGTCCCTGCTCGCCGGCGACCGCACCCGGGCGCTGGCCGAGATGGCGACCGGCGCGCACTACCTGCAGCAGTCACCGGCCACCGTCGCCCCACCTTTCCTCGGCCTGCGCGTGCTGCTGCTGGCGGTGGCCGGCGACGACGACACCGCCTGCCGGGAAGCGGCCCGGCTGCGCGCCTCGTCCGCGATCCGCCATCGCATCGTGGCCAGCCTGCTCGGCTATGCCGAGGCGGTGCTGCACGGGCGTACCGCACCCGCCGGTGCGCTGTTCCACCGGGCCGACGCGGAGATGGGGCCGCTGGTCGCCTGGTATCAGCAGTACGCCCGGATGCTGACCGCCGAGGCCGCCCTCACCGACGGCTGGGGCACACCGGTGCCCTGGCTGCGGGAGGCGGCCGCCTACTTCGCCGCCCGCGCCAACCAGCAGATCGCCGCGGCGTGCCGTGCCCTGCTCCGCCGCGCCGGGGCACCGGTGCCACGGCCCGGGCCGGCCGACCCGGTCGTGCCCGCTCAGCTGCGGGCGCTGGGCGTCACCCGCCGGGAGTCCGACGTGCTCGCGCTGGTCGCGGAGGGCCTGACCAACCAGGAGCTCGCGGCTCGGCTGCACCTGTCGCCGCGTACCGTCGAGAAGCACGTGGCCGGCCTGCTCAGCAAGACCGGCTGTCGCCGGCGCACGCAGTTGGCTGGGTATTTCGCGCGACTGTCCGGGTAGTTCCGCACGCCGGGTTCGGGTAGTCCTCCCGACGCGCGTGCGGCCGGCGGAAGGCCACGCTCGGGACATGTTTCCCGCGACCGTTCATCACATCGCCCTGACCGTTACTGATCTGTCCGCCAGCCGCGCCTGGTACCAGCGGCTGCTGGGCGCCGGCCCCACCCTCGACGAGGACGTCGCCGCTCTGCCCGGTCATCACGACGGCTTCCACCACACCCTGTTCGTGCTTCCCGGCGGCACTGTCCTCGCCCTGCACGCCCACAAGCACACCGAGCCCGCGGACCGTTTCGATGAGCGGCGCCCCGGCCTCGACCACCTCGGCTTCACCTGCGCCGACCGCGCCGAGCTCGAACGCCTGCGCGCCCGGCTCGACGAACTCGGCATCGCGCACGGCGGCATCGCCGACGACGAACTCGGCCACGGCCTCGCCTTCCGCGATCCCGACAACACCGCCCTGGAGTTCTGGGCGCCGCGGAGCCCGTCATGAACGAGATGTTGCAGCGGGTGGTCTCCAGCGGCGCGGCGCCGCACATCGCCGGCATGGCCGCCGACCGCGGCGGCGTCATCTACGAGGGCGCCGCCGGTCCGGTCACCGTGGACAGCGTCTTCCGCATCGCATCGATGACCAAGATGATCTGTACGGTGGCCGCGCTCCAGCTGCGCGACAGCGGCGACCTGGACTTCAGTGCGCCGGTCGAGGCCTACTGCGGCGACTTCGCCTCGGTCCAGGTCCTTGAGAACAACCATTTGCGTACGCCGAACAGCCGCGCCACCGTGCATCAGCTCGTCACCCACACCTCCGGCCTGTCCTACGGATTCTGGAACGCCGCTCTCGCCGGCTGGGACGACGACCTGTTCACCGCCCCGATGGTCGCCGACCCCGGCACCACCTTCGAGTACGGCATCAGCACCGACTGGCTCGGCCGGGTGATCGAGGCGGTCAGCGGCCAGTCCCTCGACAAGCACCTGGCCGAACACATCCTGACCCCGCTCGGCATGGACTCCACCACCTTCGTCCTCGACGAGGAGCAGCGGGCCCGGTGCGTGCCGGTCCACGTCAAGAACGACGACGGGACCTGGTCCGCCACCGACTTCGACTGGGATCAGCAGCCGGGCCGGTTCGCCGGCGGCCACGGCCTGTACTCCACACCCCGCGACTACCTGCGATTCCAGCGGATGCT is part of the Actinoplanes sp. NBC_00393 genome and harbors:
- a CDS encoding anti-sigma factor RsbA family regulatory protein, which codes for MAPHSVRGGPELNVTDTADRRSGAARGHQGFFHETAFYGSDGEFLEIVVPFLAGGLEAGEPVVSVFSRHNQALVRDAFGSGSGIRFVDGDLHYARPASAIHRNRRMMADYVAAGAGQIRIAGDVPHPGVGVPWDWWARYEAAVNRLYGDFPLWGLCPYDLRHLSDEVFDQVRSTHPFIATGSGHFANPGYVEPDEFLTGRNSAWRDELEDGAPLAEFTDPLPGQVREALIAAGRTTELSETDIRGVVLGASEAVTNAIKHGLPPVGVRIWRSPHRIVVTVTDSGPGWRDPYAGLLPALSGPAGGGLGLWLAHQMCNYVTFERGREGFTIRLIAGRAEP
- a CDS encoding S8 family serine peptidase translates to MTVFAVGVTLVGLVAPRANAQAPTDPAERAYAQIAALQQFKKSLSATERKLDSRLAVELRKRSNKAATNALPKLATGVQVTARGTTEVEVHADRVDAGLLSRLRQAGAGIRFPSAKTGTVLVEAPVTALPTIAAWPDVTGVNARRGLISGRQVNPKDKPAAESKEARAVRIETAVRAAQASPRVAASSQGSVVSEGDRTHAADTARTRHKVTGTGVKVCALSDGVDSLAESQATGDLPADVDVLTGQDGSGDEGTAMLEILHDLVPNAKLGFATAFTSEESFAENIRALRFTAGCDIIVDDVVYYHESPFQDGLPAQAVNAVTADGAFYFSSAGNEGNTLDGTSGNWEGDFADSGLGVGKFAGTAHDFDPGAGVQIFNPLSPNSADRVVTLWWADPLLGSANDYDLYLLDRLGNVTDFSQDVQNGDDDPFEILGTNLGAGQRLAVVKFAGAGRYLQLTAFRGRFVDSADGLKGFSTPGVTRGHSAAENAFSVAATPAKDPLDFDLEDGDPPNPAGPYPNVHTRQSKPERFTSDGPRRIFFNADGTPITPGDFSSTGGTVRAKPQITAADGVTTSVSGFAPFFGTSASAPHAAAIAALALSGNPGMTNTEIRAALTGTALDLAPAGPDNRTGYGVIRADLVLRNTGATPQPLVRAGTPTVTPATGDGDAYLEPGEQATVALPVTNSGDGTATGVNVVVDTDDPRATVTPRAAGYGNIAAGATKSRNYTLRLAADYPLGRPVTLQVRTTFAGVLSPTTSTAVVPTGQPSATVQDFAYTGPVVPIPDNDPTGAAVTVDVGAVGYASSLTFSVDGTECNDTAASPTVGIDHTFVGDLVGTLTAPDGRTATLFSRSGGNGNNLCQVVFDDAAAAPFTSVQSSQAPYTGTWRPNEPLTSLRLSPVNGTWTFRVTDRANADRGSIRAVSLHLTGFEPA
- a CDS encoding S1C family serine protease codes for the protein MRGTGWPVAGAIGAVLLSGVLTADRPAPAPAPARTTPVVDVVARLEPSVVTIHTATGGQGSGVVYRADGVIVTNEHVVGGAKSVTVSFADGTRTAGQVTGIDKITDLAVVKVQRTGLPAVTVRPDLPREGETAMAIGSPLGFENTVTLGIISGLGRQIPATTAGGRPMVELIQTDAAISPGNSGGALIDRWGRLVGINEAYIPPTAGAVSLGFAIPASTVVDVTEQLLAKGSVAHPYLGVSANSLTAPVAQALGMKVSSGALIRQLEQGGPLAAAGAQAGDVIVRFGERPVTGAGDLNVVMRAMHPGNTVSVVVNRAGVVHTLQVKLGTLSK
- a CDS encoding NUDIX hydrolase, yielding MTDQPVHPVDVLLLLTRGDQVLLALRADTGYADGQWNLPSGKLERGEDALTGLVREAREEIGVRLEPAELRMATTVHRLNNSGIGRLGLAFTVEHEPTRHGEPVNAEPHKCAAIAWFPADALPPNTYPSSAVCVQAFRAGDPFVLSGWTR
- a CDS encoding YqgE/AlgH family protein gives rise to the protein MVGPRATRPSMPDPNQSYAVLIGTAEYDAKALNKLPAVEQNLVDLRAILTDTVYWGLPDERCRVLLNPAQPSEVDSALRDAAMEVGHDGQLLVYFAGHGILDDDGTLQLALRTTERSLLSTTSFAYSLLRRRVRDSAAARRVVILDCCYAARALEIMAGGDGVELRIDQAAVFAATSRTGVAFAPADEVHTAFTGELIRTIRAGLPDGPDPLDLRTLWRVVRGALAARNLPLPELREHNSGVLLVRNAAHRAGFGLIGHLLASTDGSIDPERTAWLLVLEHQPDVGAVAVRVDAPTDRPVHRFLAEWAEIATEPRVLFDGGPLARQEAIGLAVVAEDGTAPPDFRPVAGRVGVLDLVANPRHARASGVQLRLFVGYFGWGPGQLEAELADGRLIDHGYVTPQALGIALSQEDR